From a single Phragmites australis chromosome 7, lpPhrAust1.1, whole genome shotgun sequence genomic region:
- the LOC133923680 gene encoding uncharacterized protein LOC133923680, whose amino-acid sequence MDWHAWLSGARLEPAMVYEYALVFARNELEADDVAFLDHEILHSMGISVAKHRLEILKLTWRDRGLGRGRGRSSHSPPALSRLLDRVARYVRSLVRREESTALVLVPCQQQPDDLAGGSKRRGKKALRRAKSEPKGSTPRATIGGRGAAAVHAMRDVENGAGAGDDVDGMVRWDRLFQDLKPN is encoded by the coding sequence ATGGACTGGCACGCGTGGCTCTCGGGAGCGCGGCTGGAGCCGGCGATGGTGTACGAGTACGCGTTGGTGTTCGCGCGCAACGAGCTGGAGGCGGACGACGTGGCCTTCTTGGACCACGAGATCCTCCACAGCATGGGCATCTCCGTTGCCAAGCACCGCCTCGAGATCCTCAAGCTCACCTGGCGCGACCGCGGcctcggccgcggccgcggacgCTCGTCACACTCCCCGCCCGCGCTGTCCCGCCTCCTCGACCGCGTCGCCAGGTACGTGCGCTCGCTCGTGCGCCGCGAGGAGTCCACGGCGCTCGTGCTCGTCCCGTGCCAGCAGCAGCCCGACGACCTCGCGGGCGGCTCGAAGCGCCGTGGCAAGAAGGCGCTGAGGAGGGCCAAGTCCGAGCCCAAGGGGTCCACGCCGAGAGCCACCATCGGCGGGAGGGGCGCCGCGGCGGTGCACGCTATGAGGGACGTGGAgaacggcgccggcgccggcgatgaCGTCGACGGGATGGTCAGGTGGGACCGCTTGTTCCAGGACCTGAAGCCCAACTGA
- the LOC133923681 gene encoding protein ANTAGONIST OF LIKE HETEROCHROMATIN PROTEIN 1-like, with protein sequence MVASGRKRSRRAPIPAPSSPPRPPPPAPQSPPQLTSLLALLASSVTLALRFASDRDLLLLPSQTLALDPLLLSAARAVSRLLALLPLHLQTLTLTSLSLSPPTASPPLPSSWFLRLLSSPSLSDSTWRDAFRMSKPAFFQLLHSLELPAPDFSSSSSFSSLALPPDHKLGAALFRLAHAAPARAVARRFGLPSPAVVALAFYEVCRAIADRLAVLLDLGAPDRISRAVPGFCALSLPNCCGALGYALFGDAVIAQALVDADGRFLDVSVGWDPSMAPAEILPRTKLCTSQSIVLANAPQGELIGGSVPRYFLGPACCPLLPWLVTPYKEMGATDDLSKENIFNHVHAHGMQVMKNTFGHVRARWRLLGECWKGECQEALPYVVVAGCLLHNFLVKCGEPMPEEIQGDANADLFVDFEGEKDKEGGRIRDVLAAHLSLVSRNQ encoded by the coding sequence ATGGTCGCCTCCGGCCGCAAGCGCTCCCGCCGCGCACCCATTCCCGCGCCGTCGTCGCCCCCGCGACCGCCGCCACCGGCTCCCCAGTCGCCGCCGCAGCTGACGTCGCTGCTGGCGCTGCTCGCCTCGTCCGTAACCCTGGCGCTGCGGTTCGCGTCCGACCGCGACCTTCTGCTGCTCCCGTCCCAGACGCTGGCGCTCGACCCGCTCCTCCTCTCCGCAGCGCGCGCCGTGTCCCGGCTCCTTGCGCTGCTGCCGCTCCATCTCCAGACGCTCACGCTCACCTCCCTCTCGCTGTCGCCACCCACGGCGTCGCCGCCGCTCCCCTCCTCCTGGttcctccgcctcctctcctccccctcgctCTCGGACTCGACTTGGCGCGACGCATTCCGCATGTCCAAACCCGCATTCTTCCAGCTCCTCCACTCCCTCGAGCTCCCCGCCCCCgacttctcctcctcctcctccttctcgtcTCTCGCGCTCCCGCCGGACCACAAGCTAGGCGCCGCGCTGTTCCGCCTCGCCCACGCCGCGCCCGCGCGTGCCGTGGCGCGCCGGTTCGGTCTCCCGTCCCCCGCCGTCGTTGCCCTCGCATTCTACGAGGTCTGCCGCGCGATCGCCGACCGTCTCGCCGTGCTGCTCGACCTCGGCGCTCCCGACCGCATCTCCCGCGCAGTCCCGGGGTTCTGCGCTCTCTCCCTGCCCAACTGCTGCGGCGCGCTCGGGTACGCGCTGTTCGGGGACGCCGTCATCGCGCAGGCGCTAGTCGACGCCGACGGCCGCTTCCTTGACGTCTCAGTCGGGTGGGACCCGTCCATGGCGCCGGCGGAGATCCTCCCGCGGACGAAGCTGTGCACCTCCCAATCTATTGTGCTCGCCAATGCTCCTCAAGGCGAGCTCATTGGTGGCTCGGTGCCGCGCTATTTCTTGGGTCCTGCTTGCTGCCCGCTGCTCCCCTGGCTTGTGACACCGTACAAGGAAATGGGTGCCACTGATGATTTATCCAAAGAGAACATCTTTAACCATGTGCACGCGCACGGGATGCAGGTGATGAAGAATACCTTTGGCCATGTGCGGGCAAGGTGGCGGCTTCTAGGGGAATGCTGGAAGGGTGAGTGCCAAGAGGCACTGCCTTACGTTGTGGTTGCTGGTTGCCTGCTCCACAATTTTCTCGTCAAGTGCGGCGAGCCAATGCCTGAGGAGATTCAGGGGGATGCCAATGCCGATTTGTTTGTGGACTTTGAGGGGGAGAAAGACAAGGAAGGGGGGAGAATCAGGGATGTTCTTGCTGCACACTTGAGCTTGGTAAGCCGCAATCAGTGA
- the LOC133925097 gene encoding uncharacterized protein LOC133925097 has protein sequence MTPMASGEASAPLADRIRVVGAWAGALEVDLGAWTVPILRAEVARWAGDVEPDRVSLIFGGRVLKDDPPASLQQAGLKDNAKVLSTVTSPDRGKEIAAAAAAAKAEEEHASRLVRLWDAAKAFSQRHTDGTFLEEEDYNLDLEDQSGQKVMFGSVDDMKALKMALMLHQKSKTLMKKEMYKEALDVLVMAEEAFSLCDAKLIERVDNVPMLQLDIVWCYFALRDVSRLEVAGTRLEKARLGFERSHGKDCTRFRLLQAGRQADLAIYVRLELLEGVVAYHNGNTEKARGSLSSAQAKYLQLQVPDEAISILMDMGYEAPAAKRALKMTGYDIQSSVDLLCEERAKKVRRREEDRETQRNIMEQKKYGKTPMNKAVDMQKLKGLTTIGFEKYLAAEALRINENDAEKALDLLTNPEQNCILQRKIEARRNRQSFRGLGAGSSSSRAAAAMTAPTINNSQASVNSPPHAAAGHAPPHAADGNPPEENDAQFVNNEEAVNNDEEANSHPVSVRDVSMENELAHELTGDALDDYDIDVSNEGQAIAEYMSLLESAARS, from the exons ATGACTCCGATGGCGTCCGGTGAGGCCTCCGCGCCGCTGGCGGATCGAATTCGGGTGGTCGGCGCGTGGGCCGGCGCCCTGGAGGTGGACCTGGGCGCCTGGACGGTGCCGATTCTGCGGGCCGAGGTGGCGCGGTGGGCGGGGGACGTGGAGCCCGACCGCGTCAGCCTCATCTTCGGCGGCCGCGTGCTCAAGGACGATCCCCCCGCGTCGCTGCAGCAGGCCGGACTCAAGGACAACGCCAAGGTGCTCTCCACCGTCACCTCCCCCGATCGCGGCAAGGAAATCGCCGCCGCGGCTGCCGCGGCGAaggccgaggaggagcacgCCAGTAGGCTTGTCAGGCTCTG GGATGCTGCAAAAGCTTTTTCTCAAAGGCATACGGATGGCACCTTCCTTGAAGAAGAAGACTACAACTTGGATCTTGAGGATCAAAGTGGCCAGAAAGTGATGTTTGGATCTGTAGATGATATGAA GGCTTTGAAGATGGCTCTAATGCTTCATCAAAAATCCAAAACTCTTATGAAGAAGGAAATGTATAAGGAAGCACTAGATGTGTTAGTAATGGCTGAG GAAGCTTTCTCCCTTTGTGATGCAAAACTTATTGAG AGGGTTGATAATGTGCCAATGCTTCAACTGGATATAGTCTGGTGCTATTTTGCGCTTCGTGATGTATCACGCTTAGAAGTCGCAGGGACTCGCCTCGAAAAAGCACGGTTAGGATTTGAACGTTCCCATGGTAAAGATTGCACTCGCTTCAGATTACTCCAGGCTGGCCGTCAAGCAGATCTTGCTAT TTATGTAAGGCTGGAGCTTTTGGAAGGAGTGGTTGCATATCATAATGGTAATACTGAAAAGGCGCGTGGATCTCTCAGTTCTGCGCAAGCTAAATACCTGCAG CTTCAAGTACCAGATGAAGCTATATCAATCTTAATGGACATGGGCTATGAAGCACCAGCTGCAAAAAGAGCACTAAAGATGACTGGCTATGATATTCAATCATCTGTTGATCTCTTATGTGAAGAGCGTGCCAAGAAAGTTCGTAGAAGAGAGGAGGATAGGGAGACACAAAGAAACATCAT GGaacaaaagaaatatggtaAAACACCCATGAACAAGGCAGTTGACATGCAGAAGCTGAAAGGCTTGACTACTATTGG GTTTGAGAAGTATCTTGCTGCAGAAGCACTCCGCATAAATGAAAATGATGCTGAAAAAGCCTTAGATCTTTTGACAAATCCCGAGCAAAACTGCATCCTGCAA AGGAAAATTGAGGCAAGGAGGAACCGGCAGTCATTTCGTG GGTTGGGTGCAGGATCATCGAGCTCCAGGGCAGCTGCTGCCATGACTGCTCCAACAATCAACAATTCACAGGCTTCCGTTAACTCTCCTCCACATGCTGCGGCTGGACATGCTCCACCACATGCCGCAGATGGGAACCCTCCAGAGGAAAATGATGCGCAGTTTGTGAACAATGAAGAGGCCGTGAACAATGATGAAGAAGCAAACTCTCATCCAGTTTCAGTCAGAGACGTGTCGATGGAAAATGAGCTTGCCCATGAACTGACGGGGGATGCCTTAGATGACTATGATATTGACGTCAGTAACGAAGGACAGGCTATAGCAGAGTACATGAGCTTATTGGAGTCTGCTGCTCGTTCTTGA
- the LOC133925098 gene encoding 36.4 kDa proline-rich protein-like encodes MESTKLSALLVLAMLALSSSPLAHAWEKAEPECNSCQTGTPSSGTPTGVTLPPVTLPPVAVPKLPSVPLPSLPPVLGSPVTVPPVLGGGSPVTVPPVLGIPSVTLPPVSLPPVLGGGSPKVRHGGRKACPPPPSSPTPTPPYSPPSDTCPIDALKLGVCVDLLGNEVHIGDANVQCCPLVKGIAGLSAAACLCTAIKAKVLDLSVYVPIALEVLVNCGCAVPPGYTCA; translated from the coding sequence ATGGAGTCCACCAAGCTCTCCGCGCTGCTGGTACTCGCCATGCTcgcgctctcttcctctcctctcgcCCACGCGTGGGAAAAAGCAGAACCCGAGTGCAACTCGTGCCAGACCGGCACCCCCTCTTCGGGCACGCCCACGGGCGTCACCCTGCCCCCGGTCACCTTGCCGCCTGTCGCCGTGCCTAAGCTGCCGTCGGTACCCCTTCCGTCCCTCCCGCCTGTCCTTGGCAGTCCTGTCACCGTGCCACCGGTCCTCGGAGGAGGCAGCCCTGTCACCGTGCCACCGGTCCTCGGTATACCGTCGGTCACCCTTCCGCCTGTCAGCCTGCCACCGGTCCTCGGGGGAGGCAGCCCGAAGGTACGCCACGGCGGCCGGAAGGCGTGCCCGCCGCCACCGTCTTCCCCGACGCCCACGCCGCCGTACTCCCCACCCTCGGACACGTGCCCCATCGACGCGCTGAAGCTCGGCGTGTGCGTGGACCTCCTCGGGAACGAGGTGCACATCGGCGACGCCAACGTGCAGTGCTGCCCGCTCGTGAAGGGCATCGCCGGCTTGTCCGCGGCCGCGTGCCTGTGCACCGCCATCAAGGCCAAGGTGCTCGACCTCTCCGTGTACGTACCCATCGCGCTCGAGGTGCTCGTCAACTGCGGCTGCGCCGTCCCGCCGGGCTACACCTGCGCTTAA
- the LOC133923682 gene encoding putative lipid-binding protein AIR1, with translation MATRQATAAVTLAFLLLTTATLPAAASPGATSRKVLWKDYPANPFCPWDAVKFGACVGVLGAVGLQAGAQLGSKCCQLVDGLAAAEAAACFCTTVKETVLGIPTEWTVGVGVLASACKTELPDGFKCV, from the coding sequence ATGGCCACCCGCCAAGCCACCGCGGCTGTCACCCTCGCTTTCCTTCTCCTTACCACGGCCACCCTCCCCGCCGCGGCGTCGCCCGGCGCGACGTCGCGCAAGGTGCTGTGGAAGGACTACCCCGCCAACCCGTTCTGCCCGTGGGACGCCGTCAAGTTCGGCGCGTGCGTCGGCGTGCTCGGCGCCGTGGGCCTGCAGGCCGGCGCGCAGCTCGGGAGCAAGTGCTGCCAGCTCGTGGACGGGCTCGCCGCGGCCGAGGCGGCCGCGTGCTTCTGCACCACCGTCAAGGAGACCGTGCTCGGCATCCCCACGGAGTGGACCGTCGGCGTCGGGGTCCTGGCCAGCGCCTGCAAGACGGAGCTTCCCGACGGGTTCAAGTGTGTCTGA